GAATATGAAGATTCCAGATGAACCTATTATTTTTATTAAACCTTCTACTACGGTTATAGGGCATGAAGATAATATTATTTACCCACCTCAGAGTGAAAATGTTCACTACGAGGCCGAACTGGCTATTGTTATTTCTAAAAAAGCAGAAAAAGTATCAGAAGAAGATGCCATGGACTATGTTTTGGGTTATACTATCCTTAATGATGTTACGGCCCGTGATTTACAGGAAACTGATGGTCAATGGACCAGATCCAAAAGTTTTAATACTTTTTGCCCATTAGGCCCATGTATTGAGACAGATGTAAATCCACATGATAGGAATATTTCTTTAAGGGTCAATGGTGAATTGAAACAGGATTCTAATACTGAGAATCTAATATTCTCTGTAGAAAAGATTATTAATTTTATCTCAAATATAATGACTTTAAATCCTGGAGATGTAATTGCTACGGGTACTCCTCCAGGTGTGGGCAGCTTACAAGTGGGAGACATTGTAGAAGTAGAAATAGAGGGTATTGGTATTTTAAAAAATGTAGTTAGTTCACCATAGCCCGTGGGTTAAATTATTATTTCACTTTTATATTAATTTTTTAGAAACTTTCATTTAATTAATTCCTATTATTTTTGGCGTACTGTTTTTTCAGTAAATTTACAGAAATTTCTGTCCCATGGCCTGGTAAGTAGGTCACACAACCAGTTTCAAGGAGTTTTCCCCAGCTTTGAATCATTAATTGAGTATCATCGGCAAAAGGTGGATATACTGACCATTTAAAAACTCCAAACATAGCATCCCCCACAATGGCCAATTCATCATCAATTATTAGGCTGATAGACCCGGGAGAGTGGCCAGGAGTAGGTATGATGTATGCCTGGAATCCAAATTTATTTAAATCAAATTTTTCATCAACTGCAATGTCCAGATGAACTGGATCATAATTGTATCTGCTTTGAATTCTTTTTCCAATGAAATTAATTAAAAATCTGGTTAGAATATTAGTTCCCTTGGGCAAGGGACTGTCTCCATTTTTTAAATAATTTGCTTCACACTCATGAACGATTACTTTGCAGTTATATTTCTCTTTAATTTTGGTAGCATTTTCGCAATGGTCAAAATGAGTATGGGTCAGTATTAAGCAGGATAACTGGTTTTCACCCAGAATTCCATCCAAATTTTTACTTAATTTTTTCCAGGAGCTTGCTCTACCCGTATCTATTAAAAAGAATTTATCATTTGAGGAAACTAAAAAAGAATTACTTCTGCCAGATAGAACTTGATAAATGATCAATCCATGGCTTGTTATCCATTTTTTCATTTTTTTATCCCTTTATTTTGAACTTAATAAGATTTAATCCATATTTTATTAAATTTTATATTTTAAATACGGTTTTATAATAGTTAATTCATTTTTAAGTTGGTATTGGCCTATATATTTTTAATTTTTTCTTCTAAAAATCATTATAAATTAATTTAATCCAGAATCAATTATTATTCAATAAAAAAATTATTATATATGTCTTGATATAGTATTAATAGTGATTTCATGATAAAAATTAATGAAAAAGCTCCAGTAACCGCCCGAGCTAAGATAGAAATTAATGCCGACCCCGAATTAGTTTGGAAAATTATGGTAAATATAGAAGAATGGCCCCGATGGAATCCGGAAATAAAGTCTGCTGCTATTTTTGGCGATTTAAGTGTAGGTACTAAGTTTAAGTGGAAAGCAGGGCCGGGAACAATTACTTCACAGATTTTGGAAGTGGATCCTCCTAAAACTCTGGCATGGAAAGGAAAAACAATGGGAATAAAAGCGATTCACCTATGGAATATTGATTTTATTAATGAAAAGACTGTGGTAAGCACTGAAGAGTCATGGGATGGCATTATTGTACATTTAATGAAAGGAACAATGCAAAAATCCCTGCAAAAATCAATTAATGCTGGTTTAAAATATTTAAAAATCGAATCTGAAAAGAATAGATAGAAAAAACAATAAATGATTAATTCAAAATCAATTAATATTTTTACCAGTAATGCCCATATTAAACACAGTGATCAAATTGAATGAAGAATCAAACAATAATAGTAAAAATTCCATCAATTTAAAAAGATTTTTAAAGGAAAAAGAACCTAAAAAACCAGAGTTTATTATAGCCATAATTGTGAATATTATTTTGTTATATGTGGTTAATAACCTGGTTTCCTGGAATATATCGTTTATCACGGCTTCTTTCAATGATATTTTGTGGATTTTGAATATTTCCATAGTTGCGAATATTGTGGCCAATATTATATTCCTAATTTACTTTTCGGGTTGGTTAAAAAGTTTAATTCAAATTTTACTCAACATACTCGGTATTTTAGTAATTTATTATCTTTATGTGATATTTCCATTCGTGTTTTCCAACATCTGGATAACTTGGGGACTGGGAATAGCTTTGATACTTGCTCTTTTTGGTATGGTAATAGCCATTTTTATTGAAGCTGCAAGATTCATTTTGATTTATATTATTAAAATAGATAATTAGGGATATAACTTTAAATAGTCCCTTTAAACTATTTTTTATTTTTATTTTATCCTAATCAAACCTTCACTTTTACCAGTAATGCACTCTGCACCCTTTTTCCCAACAATAAATGTGTTTTCTATTCCAACCATTCCTATATCTTTAATTCCTTTTTTAGGTTCCAGGGCA
This is a stretch of genomic DNA from Methanobacteriales archaeon HGW-Methanobacteriales-1. It encodes these proteins:
- a CDS encoding Zn-dependent hydrolase, yielding MKKWITSHGLIIYQVLSGRSNSFLVSSNDKFFLIDTGRASSWKKLSKNLDGILGENQLSCLILTHTHFDHCENATKIKEKYNCKVIVHECEANYLKNGDSPLPKGTNILTRFLINFIGKRIQSRYNYDPVHLDIAVDEKFDLNKFGFQAYIIPTPGHSPGSISLIIDDELAIVGDAMFGVFKWSVYPPFADDTQLMIQSWGKLLETGCVTYLPGHGTEISVNLLKKQYAKNNRN
- a CDS encoding polyketide cyclase, which produces MIKINEKAPVTARAKIEINADPELVWKIMVNIEEWPRWNPEIKSAAIFGDLSVGTKFKWKAGPGTITSQILEVDPPKTLAWKGKTMGIKAIHLWNIDFINEKTVVSTEESWDGIIVHLMKGTMQKSLQKSINAGLKYLKIESEKNR